DNA sequence from the Buchnera aphidicola (Cinara kochiana kochiana) genome:
TTTTAGTAATTTTTATAGTAATTATTATATAGAATATATGTTTATATATAAATATATAAATTAATTTGTATATTATAAGTGAGAAAAATCAGTGATGCATAAAAATATTTTTTTTATTTTTTTTAATATAAATATACGATGTGAGCGTATTTTTATTTTGGGATCATTTATAAAAGATTTTTGAAAAAATATTTCTATTGGTTTACATAATTGATTTATATTTATTAATAAATTCAAATAATTTATTTTTTTTGTTTTATTTATTTCTTTTGTAATTGCTTTAATCTGTTTAATTAATTTATTTTCATGTAATAAAAAATTTTTTTGACAGTATAAGTAATCTGTATTAATTTTTATTAATTTTAATTTTTTTATAGTTTTAGAAATAATATTATTAATTCTTTTATATATTACAGTAATAATATTTAAATTATGGGTTTTTTGAAAACTCGTGAGTGCATCTATACGTTTATTAATATCAAGAATATTTGTTAATTGTAGAGATAAAACAGATTGTATAATTCTTTTGTTATATTTTTTTGAATATAGTGAGATATATTTTGAAAATATAAAATTTAAAATTAATTGTATTATTTTTTCTTTTTTAATATGTTTATATAAATTTTTTGATTTTTGAATTGTTTTATATAAATTAATATTTATTTTTTTTTCAATTATAATTCGAATGATTCCAATACTTGCTCGGCGTAAAGCGAATGGATCTTTATGATTAGTTGGTTGTTTATCAATACTAAAAATTCCTACAATTGTATCTATTTTATCCGCAATACTTAATACGCATGATATTTTTTGTGTTGGTAAACTTGATTGTGAAAAATTAGGCAAATAATGTTCTTTAATAGCCAAAGATACTTGTTTATTTTCTTGATTATTTAATGCGTAATACATGCCGATTATTCCTTGAAGGGCTGTACATTCTGTTATAATATTAGTTGTTAAATCACATTTAGATAAAATAGCTGATTTTTTGATTAATTGTGTATCTGTATTTATTTTTTTTGCAATATATTGGCTTAATTTTTTTATCCTTAAAGTTTTATCGTACATAGATCCAAGATTTTTTTGAAAAGATATATTTTTTAACAAATATAATCTATCAGAAAATTTTATTTTTTGATCTTTGCTTATAAAAAAATTGATATTACTTAGTTTTGCGCGTAATACTTGTTCATTTTCACGAATAATTTTTTTTTCATTAATAGAATTAACATTACTGATAAAAATAAATTTGTTTGTTATTGTGTTCTTTTCTTTATTATATAATGGAAAATATTTTTGATTATTTTCAATAGTATTAATTAATATTTCTGGGGGTATTTTTAAATATTTTTTTTTGAATTGACCTAAATATGCTATTGGCCATTCTACAGATGCTGTAGTTTCTTCTAATAGCTTTTTATTAATATTAATTGATTTATTTATTTGTTTTGATAGATAATTTAATTGAATAAGTATATTTTTTTTTCGTTCTTTATAATTAATTATTATGTATTTTTTTATAAATAAATCAGTAGTGTATTGATCTGCATGTGTAAAAATTATTTCTTCAGGAGCCATCAGAAAGTGCCCGTGAGAAATATTTTTGTAAGTAATACCCGGTATATCTAAGGAAATAATTTTATGATTTAATAAACTCATTATGTTTAGTATGGGACGGGAAAATCTTATGGAATTAGTATTCCATATCATAGATTTTTTAAATGGTATTTTTTTTATTATTTTTGATAAAATATATGCTAAAATTTTGTGTAACGAAGGAGTTTTTTGTTTTTTTGTATAATTAAGATATTTTTTTTTATTAATTTGTATTTTTTCTGTATTTTCAATAGATATATTATGTGATTGTAACCATAATCTTGTTAATGGGGTGATATTACCGTTATTA
Encoded proteins:
- the glyS gene encoding glycine--tRNA ligase subunit beta; the encoded protein is MKQKNFITEIQTEDLPSRELKNIAEFFYSSVKKELNYYDIQYKSINLYYTSKKIALKILSLLYIQTNKYIRKIGPLIEQAFSNNGNITPLTRLWLQSHNISIENTEKIQINKKKYLNYTKKQKTPSLHKILAYILSKIIKKIPFKKSMIWNTNSIRFSRPILNIMSLLNHKIISLDIPGITYKNISHGHFLMAPEEIIFTHADQYTTDLFIKKYIIINYKERKKNILIQLNYLSKQINKSININKKLLEETTASVEWPIAYLGQFKKKYLKIPPEILINTIENNQKYFPLYNKEKNTITNKFIFISNVNSINEKKIIRENEQVLRAKLSNINFFISKDQKIKFSDRLYLLKNISFQKNLGSMYDKTLRIKKLSQYIAKKINTDTQLIKKSAILSKCDLTTNIITECTALQGIIGMYYALNNQENKQVSLAIKEHYLPNFSQSSLPTQKISCVLSIADKIDTIVGIFSIDKQPTNHKDPFALRRASIGIIRIIIEKKININLYKTIQKSKNLYKHIKKEKIIQLILNFIFSKYISLYSKKYNKRIIQSVLSLQLTNILDINKRIDALTSFQKTHNLNIITVIYKRINNIISKTIKKLKLIKINTDYLYCQKNFLLHENKLIKQIKAITKEINKTKKINYLNLLININQLCKPIEIFFQKSFINDPKIKIRSHRIFILKKIKKIFLCITDFSHL